The Aspergillus luchuensis IFO 4308 DNA, chromosome 7, nearly complete sequence genome has a segment encoding these proteins:
- a CDS encoding phosphatase PAP2 family protein (COG:S;~EggNog:ENOG410PJNV;~InterPro:IPR026841;~TransMembrane:7 (o6-23i117-133o190-210i245-263o317-336i357-379o385-406i)) — translation MGVGAFLEPLTVIVLLFGGTWINRTTGSFPARRTRRRSSIPSRGSSPDATESGLSTPTAKDGLLSRRLSSSSSALLQDGQSRWRKRQLGIFSSTLEVTSPNTIVFQDRLLSRLLRKFPFLVECWYWALVYWTYQLGRAFTAVTLQEGTVDVARKHALQLIQVEEALGLFLEVPIQRFFLRHTRLMMWTNWIYSFIHIPGTIAFLVWLYYYTTTRNRYDESQPGKPRGFMSGSPAGPRLYQARRRTLAVCNLLAFVVFTLWPCMPPRLLSDKDAQGPDAARGRSYGFVDTVHGVNGAGSVWTENRFCNQYAAMPSLHFGYSLMIGLTIMTIPLPPHHRRRSRIAIGPVALQVPSWRRLVCLAMGFAYPFVILAAIVATANHFILDAVAGATVCALGWKFNGILLNLLPLEDYFLWALRIHKPVPTALEEFEGADGWTDDEGLPEHTSLPW, via the exons ATGGGAGTTGGAGCGTTCCTGGAGCCTCTGACGGTCATCGTCCTTCTCTTTGGAGGTACCTGGATCAACCGAACAACAGGATCGTTCCCTGCACGCAGAACCCGCCGCAGATCCAGCATCCCTTCACGTGGCAGCTCTCCTGATGCGACAGAGTCCGGACTGTCCACACCAACCGCAAAGGACGGCCTGCTGTCTCGTCGCttgtcctcatcttcatcggcaCTCCTACAAGATGGCCAGAGTCGGTGGCGCAAGAGGCAACTGGGGATCTTTTCGTCGACCTTGGAGGTCACCTCTCCAAACACCATCGTCTTCCAAGATCGCCTGCTTAGTCGCCTCCTACGCAAGTTCCCTTTCTTAGTCGAATGCTGGTACTGGGCGTTAGTGTACTGG ACTTACCAACTAGGTCGAGCTTTTACTGCCGTTACGCTGCAAGAAGGCACCGTCGACGTGGCGAGGAAACATGCGCTACAGCTGATACAGGTTGAAGAGGCGCTGGGACTGTTCTTGGAGGTTCCTATCCAACGGTTCTTCCTCCGGCACACCAGACTCATGATGTGGACAAACTGGATCTACTCCTTTATTCATATCCCGGGAACCATTGCCTTCCTCGTCTGGCTCTACTACTACACGACCACTAGAAACCGATACGATGAGTCGCAGCCTGGCAAGCCTCGTGGATTCATGAGTGGCTCGCCCGCAGGCCCGCGCCTCTATCAAGCTCGCCGTCGAACACTTGCCGTGTGCAATCTGCTTGCGTTCGTGGTGTTTACTTTGTGGCCCTGCATGCCACCTCGACTGTTGAGCGACAAGGACGCGCAGGGTCCTGATGCAGCTCGGGGTCGTAGCTATGGATTTGTGGATACGGTGCATGGCGTCAACGGTGCAGGCAGCGTTTGGACCGAAAACCGCTTCTGCAACCAGTACG CCGCCATGCCCTCCTTGCATTTCGGCTACTCTCTGATGATTGGTCTCACGATCATGACCATACCGCTGCCGCcacatcatcgtcggcgcTCGCGCATCGCGATTGGCCCTGTCGCGCTGCAGGTTCCGTCATGGCGCCGACTCGTCTGCCTGGCCATGGGCTTTGCTTATCCATTTGTCATCCTGGCCGCCATTGTCGCGACTGCCAACCATTTCATTCTGGACGCCGTGGCCGGTGCCACGGTGTGTGCTCTTGGGTGGAAATTCAACGGCATCCTGTTGAACCTGCTTCCCCTGGAAGACTACTTCCTCTGGGCTCTTCGTATCCACAAGCCGGTGCCGACCGCGCTGGAAGAATTCGAAGGGGCTGATGGGTGGACTGATGATGAGGGATTGCCTGAACATACTTCCCTTCCTTGGTGA
- a CDS encoding phosphosulfolactate synthase (COG:S;~EggNog:ENOG410PJ3F;~InterPro:IPR003830,IPR036112,IPR013785;~PFAM:PF02679;~go_function: GO:0003824 - catalytic activity [Evidence IEA]), with amino-acid sequence MFSTLSRVAPAPSRSILQHASPQIPKVAVLTGASRALSSTPPSQKEVTLLQDKKNGFGFARSNPRPPKPRTKGVTEIRGPYYTVMGKRYLADVLETMGTHVDGLKFAGGSFSLFPEKPLRELIDLAHDYNVYVSTGGWAEHLLTHPDANAVFDKYLRKCKDLGFDVVELSSGFLSFPEDDWLRLVDKVHSYKLKAKPELGIQFGAGGDTPASGLEAIGTSDPAKLVNMGRKFLDAGVERLMIESEGITENVQSWRTDVVSKIMKELPPERVMFEAADPKVYNWYIREFGIDVNLFVDHSQIVQLSCLRHGIWGTADTWGKIVSFRPE; translated from the exons ATGTTTTCCACTCTATCCCGCGTGGCCCCAGCCCCGTCGAGGAGCATCCTCCAGCATGCGTCACCTCAGATTCCCAAAGTTGCCGTATTGACGGGAGCTTCGCGAGCGCTTTCTTCCACCCCTCCTAGTCAGAAAGAGGTCACATTGCttcaagacaagaaaaatGGATTTGGATTTGCACGGTCAAACCCCCGACCCCCGAAGCCACGGACGAAGGGTGTCACTGAAATTAGAGGCCCATACTATACT GTGATGGGTAAAAGATACTTGGCGGACGTGCTTGAGAC GATGGGAACACATGTCGACGGCTTAAAGTTTGCAGGAG gatcattctctctctttccggAGAAACCCTTGAGGGAACTGATTGACCTTGCTCATGACTACAATGTCTATGTCTCGACC GGCGGATGGGCTGAACATCTACTTACTCACCCTGACGCGAATGCCGTCTTTGACAAATATCTTCGCAAGTGCAAGGACTTGGG ATTCGACGTGGTTGAGCTCTCGTCCGGCTTCCTGTCCTTCCCTGAAGACGACTGGCTCCGACTTGTTGACAAGGTTCACTCGTACAAGCTAAAGGCGAAGCCTGAATTAGGAATCCAgtttggtgctggtggtgacaCTCCGGCGTCTGGCTTGGAGGCGATTGGCACTTCCGACCCGGCCAAGCTGGTGAACATGGGGCGCAAGTTCCTTGACGCAGGTGTCGAGCGCCTGATGATTGAATCGGAAGGGATCACCGAGAACGTGCAGTCGTGGCGGACTGATGTGGTGTCCAAGATCATGAAGGAACTTCCCCCAGAGCGCGTCATGTTCGAGGCGGCAGATCCCAAGGTGTACAACTGGTATATCCGGGAGTTTGGTATTGATGTGAATCTGTTTGTGGATCATAGCCAGATTGTGCAGTTGTCATGCTTGCGCCATGGAATCTGGGGCACGGCCGATACCTGGGGCAAGATTGTGTCGTTCCGGCCAGAGTAA